One segment of Streptomyces bathyalis DNA contains the following:
- a CDS encoding metallophosphoesterase, which produces MRARYGLPLTLTALGAACVGYATLVEPRSFRLRRVTVPVLPQGMPSLRVLHVADIHMVSGQRKKQRWLRSLAGLRPDFVVNTGDNLSDPEAVPEVLDALGPLMELPGAYVFGSNDYYGPKLRNPARYLMEKASGRHGLNGNAPAVGAVHNPWEGMRDAFDAAGWVGLSNTRGRLKLDGGQEIALTGLDDPHIKRDRYNAVIGGPEQDADFSLALVHAPYLRSLDAFTADGYPLILAGHTHGGQLCVPFYGALVTNCDLDTDRVKGLSTHVAGGNRSYLHVSAGCGANRYTPVRFACPPEATLLTLTARD; this is translated from the coding sequence ATGCGCGCGCGATACGGACTCCCCCTCACCCTGACGGCACTCGGCGCGGCCTGCGTGGGCTATGCGACGCTCGTCGAGCCCCGCTCCTTCCGGCTGCGGCGCGTGACCGTCCCCGTACTGCCGCAGGGCATGCCGTCGCTGCGCGTCCTGCATGTCGCGGACATCCACATGGTCAGCGGGCAGCGCAAGAAACAGCGCTGGCTGCGATCGCTCGCGGGCCTGCGCCCCGACTTCGTGGTCAACACGGGGGACAACCTCTCGGACCCGGAGGCCGTGCCCGAGGTCCTGGACGCGCTGGGCCCGCTCATGGAGCTCCCCGGCGCGTACGTCTTCGGCTCCAACGACTACTACGGACCGAAGCTGCGCAACCCCGCCCGCTACCTGATGGAGAAGGCCAGCGGGCGCCACGGCCTCAACGGGAACGCTCCGGCCGTCGGCGCCGTGCACAACCCGTGGGAGGGCATGCGGGACGCCTTCGACGCGGCGGGCTGGGTCGGCCTCAGCAACACCCGCGGACGTCTCAAGCTGGACGGTGGCCAGGAGATCGCCCTCACCGGGCTGGACGACCCGCACATCAAGCGCGACCGCTACAACGCCGTCATCGGCGGCCCCGAGCAGGACGCGGACTTCTCGCTCGCGCTCGTCCACGCCCCCTATCTGCGCTCCCTGGACGCCTTCACCGCGGACGGCTACCCGCTGATCCTCGCCGGGCACACCCACGGGGGGCAGCTGTGCGTCCCGTTCTACGGCGCTCTCGTGACCAACTGCGACCTGGACACGGACCGCGTCAAGGGCCTCTCGACCCACGTCGCCGGCGGCAACCGCTCCTACCTCCACGTTTCGGCGGGCTGCGGCGCCAACCGCTACACGCCGGTGCGGTTCGCGTGCCCGCCGGAGGCGACGCTGCTGACGCTCACGGCGCGCGACTGA